In a genomic window of Telopea speciosissima isolate NSW1024214 ecotype Mountain lineage chromosome 5, Tspe_v1, whole genome shotgun sequence:
- the LOC122663062 gene encoding uncharacterized protein LOC122663062 — MEALHGLHLPVTLPLDFTPLKIRISSCSVSGSTEYQIKLLFSTPMVVTQHQKIPLLSLQKLVNSCLQTLKANSYGRLKWSIPEMSFTLPCSTMATSCLEVRSLITYGRASANLQTSCYLDRHCKWVVVFNPICSVAVAPSAATRSFNTESQMRQYEDDERSIDVERQSDRSISRRRESFPSLFTDVFDPFVSPTRSLSQVLNLMDQMIENPFVARGMGSGTTRRGWDAKEDENALYVRIDMPGLGKEDVKVLVEENTLIIKGEGGKGSDEEKGGRKYSSRIDLPKKWVFPSYHDLVSWSPSMFMSN; from the exons ATGGAGGCTCTCCATGGACTTCACCTTCCGGTGACGTTGCCTTTGGATTTCACCCCCTTGAAGATAAGAATTTCTTCTTGCTCTGTATCTGGTTCAACCGAATACCAGATCAAACTGTTGTTTAGTACGCCAATGGTGGTAACTCAGCACCAAAAAATTCCATTATTGAGCTTACAAAAGCTGGTCAATTCGTGCTTACAAACCCTAAAGGCCAACAGTTATGGAAGGTTGAAATGGTCAATTCCAGAAATGTCGTTTACGCTGCCATGCTCGACAATGGCAACTTCGTGCTTAGAAGTAAGAAGTTTGATCACATATGGGAGAGCTTCAGCCAACCTACAGACATCATGTTACCTGGACAGACACTGCAAGTGGGTGGTAGTCTTCAATCCTATTTGTTCTGTCGCAGTAGCACCATCTGCTGCTACTCGTTCCTTCAACACCGAATCTCAAATGCGCCAGTACGAGGATGATGAGCGAAGCATCGATGTGGAACGCCAATCCGATCGTTCCATCTCTCGTCGCCGTGAGTCATTTCCTAGTCTCTTCACAG ATGTGTTTGATCCGTTCGTCTCACCGACTAGGTCACTGAGCCAGGTCCTGAATCTGATGGACCAGATGATTGAGAATCCTTTCGTGGCTAGAGGGATGGGGAGTGGAACGACGAGGAGAGGATGGGATGCTAAAGAGGACGAAAATGCTCTGTACGTGAGGATCGACATGCCTGGCCTAGGGAAAGAGGACGTGAAGGTGTTGGTAGAGGAGAACACTCTGATCATCAAAGGAGAAGGGGGTAAGGGATCTGACGAGGAGAAAGGTGGAAGGAAGTATAGTAGTAGGATTGATCTCCCCAAGAAATGGGTTTTTCCCTCCTATCATGACTTGGTGTCTTGGAGTCCTAGTATGTTTATGAGTAATTAG